DNA sequence from the Bacillota bacterium genome:
TCGGAAGTGATCCTGCATGATCATTGAACGCGGGTTTTCCGCTTCTCTGGCATGGAGACACTACGGAATCTCGGGCGGTTTGCGGTTTTGTTGTTCATGGGCGGTCCGAACAGGGGCCCTTCGAACTCATCCCAGAGTCCCTCGTTCTCGTAGAACAAGAACCGGCGGATGACAAAAAGGATGGCAATGGCGCCGATCCCTACTGCCACGTCTACGGTTCCAAAACCACCGATGATTAACTTACGGGCCATGGCGAAGAGGAGGACTTCCACGACGCTCTTTGGTGTGTTTCTCACCAACATTTTTACAAATTCAATACCGATAATAAACTGCAGAGCGTCTCCCATGAAAGTCTCAAAGGGGATGGACATGGACGC
Encoded proteins:
- a CDS encoding transporter, with the protein product MSRSIRTKIATISNYLEIALSVVVLVGITVMSIQLVKDILGIIRSIDDASMSIPFETFMGDALQFIIGIEFVKMLVRNTPKSVVEVLLFAMARKLIIGGFGTVDVAVGIGAIAILFVIRRFLFYENEGLWDEFEGPLFGPPMNNKTANRPRFRSVSMPEKRKTRVQ